ACGACATTTTAAGGCAAGCACAAGAACTTCAAAAGAAACTTGAGCAGATAAATGCTGAACTTGAGCAAACAGAAGTTGAAGCAACTGCTCAAAATATTGTAAAAGCAGTTGTTAATGGGAAACTCGAAATTATTTCTGTGCAGATACTACAAGAAAATATTGGAGATCTCGACAAGGAAATGTTAGAAGACCTTATAGTTGTTGCGATAAAAGAGGCACAGAACAAAGCAAAAATTATAGCACAACAAAAATTTGCAACGCTTGGCGCTCTGGGAAGCCTTCTTCCAAATTTCCCAAATGGAATTAACTAATAAATTAAAATCTTTAATAGAAGAAATAGAGAAACTTCCGTCGATCGGCCCAAAAACAGCCGAGAGGATTGCCTTATTTCTTTTGTCAGAAGATGAGTCAAATGTAAAAAAATTTATAGACACTCTTTTGGACGCAAGAGCCAACTTACACCTTTGTCCTGTTTGTTTTAATCTCACTGATAAGGAAATATGTGATATTTGTAGCGATGAAGCAAGGGATAAGTCTGTAATTTGTGTTGTTGAGGAGGTTAATGACCTTCTTGCAATCGAAAAAACAGGTGCATATAAGGGTGTGTATCATGTTTTGCATGGAGATATTGACCCCATAAATCACAGAGGACCCGATCAGATTAAATTGAAAGAGTTGCTTGACAGAGTAAAAAGCTCGGATGTCAAAGAGGTTATACTTGCAACTAATCCTGATTTTAATGG
The genomic region above belongs to Caldisericum sp. and contains:
- the recR gene encoding recombination protein RecR, which translates into the protein MELTNKLKSLIEEIEKLPSIGPKTAERIALFLLSEDESNVKKFIDTLLDARANLHLCPVCFNLTDKEICDICSDEARDKSVICVVEEVNDLLAIEKTGAYKGVYHVLHGDIDPINHRGPDQIKLKELLDRVKSSDVKEVILATNPDFNGDMTATYIAKLINSVKMEVRITRIAVGLPKEAEIGLADTLTLSMAIKERKEYK
- a CDS encoding YbaB/EbfC family nucleoid-associated protein, whose protein sequence is MRNFNDILRQAQELQKKLEQINAELEQTEVEATAQNIVKAVVNGKLEIISVQILQENIGDLDKEMLEDLIVVAIKEAQNKAKIIAQQKFATLGALGSLLPNFPNGIN